The Brassica oleracea var. oleracea cultivar TO1000 chromosome C6, BOL, whole genome shotgun sequence genomic interval TATAGAATCCTAACGCAAAAGAGTATGTACGAACTGGTAATAGATCTATGAGCTAAGTGTGGAGTTGTATATTTACCAAAACAACTTAATGGGTTACACACTGCTCAATAACGTTTTGATTTGTTGGCTATATGGCTAAAATTGGGTGGTTGTGTTTATAGGTTCCCTTGTATGTTGCGACTAAGATGACATCAATAAGAAGAGCATCGTTCTTAGTGGCATCTCCAGAGGGTTACGCAAAGGCAGCACTGCGTTTTGTAGGGTATGAAGCACGCTGCACACCTTACTGGCCTCACGCCCTCATGGGTTATGTTGTCTCTTCATTGCCCGAGAGCGTCTTTGAATCTTTTAACATTAAGAGGTGCCTCCAGATCAGGAAGAAGGGTATGCTTAAAGACTCGAGGAAAAAGGAATGAAAACTTTTCGAGGGTGCATGGTTTTCTTCTGCAGCACTTGGTTTCTTGCAAGTTTCTGTTTAGACTTTTGCAAGACTTGTACGCTTTAGTTTCCGATGTTTCCAAGGTTGTTTCCTTATTCTGAAAATTAAAAACCATAACGTCCACTAATCCATTCATGTCCTCTGTGCTCTTTATTTATGTAAAATAAAACTGAACGTTGGAAAAAAAAATAACTAAGATATGATGTATCATACACACTCATAAGCCAAAAAGAAAAAAAAGATATTGTCACGTTGACAGGTTATTTATGACACCGGTTTAAAGAAACCAACCCATGTGGCCATTGCCTATTTGTATTTGCACAAATTAAGTTTGTAACACGCATCAATCGATTAGTGGTTTACACTTGACAACCCATTAGTAGTTACAACACTCTAACATGTTAACAAAATAATTTAAATAAGCTAGAATTGCTCAATTGCAAAAATCAACACATTCTTGTACTAATTCGAGAGAAGTTAGGCTATACCAACATACTGTATTCAAACCTGCTCTGATTCCACACATGCAGTATTGATATTCTTTTGTGCTATATTCGAAGTCTTGAGTAGAAGACGATGTTGTTTGCAGATGTGGAGAAAGACGTGATTTGTTCTCTGTTCAATGTTAAGTAAAAAACCAAAGGTGCTATACAAAATTTGTTTTGTTCATGGGTAATTTAAATGGTATTTCTTCCAAGTAGACAAAACAATAAAGTCGTGAGTTTCAAATCTAAAAAAAGTGAACTCCAAGTACAGGGTCGTGTGGACGCTTAGGAACCTATTCATATGTGTTTCCAGAATCGAATTGAAGCTCCATCTGGGAGATTAAAGTATCAATGGGGAAGTTGAAACTCTCTCATAGAAAATCGTTTGATTCGTGTTATTTGAACATTTGAACACGAAATGGAACGACTATTTGTGGGAGAGTTTCATCTTCTCTACCAATGCTTTAATCTCCAAAATGAAGCTTCAATTTGATTCTAAAAAGGCACATGTAAATAAGTTCCTAATTTCCTAGAAGAGTCCAGACAACCTTACACTTGGGGTTCACTTTTTTTCTGTTTTGAACCTCAAAACTTTCACGTTCTTTCAACTTGGAAGAAATACCATCTAAATTACCGGAGCACCCCACAAGACAAATTTTGTAAGAGCACCTTCGGTTTTTCATTTAGCAATGAGCATAGAACAAGTTCACATCTTCTTTTACTCAAGACTACCAATAGCGCACAATGGAATAGCAATACTGCATGTGGGAATCAGAACAAATAGTTTCATTTATCCTCACAAATGACATTAATGTTAGAAAGTCTTTGGTCAAGGAATTAATTATAACTTGATGCTTCTATAATCTCATATGTAGCACAAACAGAGCATGACAATAAACTAGAGGAAAAAACATGCAAAAGAACCATATAATGTGGCATTTTTCATCTCTAGACAATAGTCACTAGTACTAACTTCAGGTTTGATGTAGATTAGTTATGTGAATACTGTATTTTACGATAGGTTATGTTGATGATTTTGAAACCAGAAAAACATATAAGGACAAATGATGGCGGTAGAAAAGTTGAAGAGTTAAATCGAGTATTTAGTAAGCTAGATCCATAACAAGGAAAATTGTCCATAACAAAGCCTTAATCACATTTGACTCCCAACGAACGATGTGATATTCATATTTAATTCCAAAATCAGGTGGGCAAAAGTTCTTGCAGAACGAACACAATCATTCTTGCATTGTAATTTGCAGAATCAACACATTCTTGTACTAATTCCAGAGAAGTTAGGTTATACGAACATATGTATTCAAACTTGTTCTGATTCCACACGTGCAGTATTGCTATTCAGTTGTGCTCTATCCGTTGTCTTAAGTAGAAGAAAATGTTATTTGCAGTTATGAAGAAAGACATAATTTGTTCTCTACTCGTTGTTAATTGAAATACTAAAGGAACTCCTATAAAATTGGTCATGTCCCATGGACCGCTCCGGCCATTTAGATATATGGTATTTCTCCCAAATGGAAAGAACAGTAAAATCGTGAGTTTCAATTCTAAAAAGGTGAAATTCAGGTGCAGGGTCACCAGGACTCTTCCAGGAAGTTAGGAACTTATATATGTGCCTTTCATGAACTTATTCATATGTGCCTTTACGGGAAATTCCATGTTTAGATACTCATACAGCACGTGGGAGAATTTCAATTTCCCCACCAAACACTTCACTCCCGCATATGGAGCTCTGATCAATTCCGGGAAGGCACATATGAACAAGTCCATAACTTCCTGGAGGGCTCCCAACGACCCTGGACCATGAGTTAACTTTTTCTAGATTTGAAACATAGACTTACTGTTCTTCCTCTTGGGAGAAAGACCATCTAAATTACCAGAGCAGCCAATGGAACTTAACAAATTTTGTAGGAGAACCTTCGGTCTTTTCGTTTTACAGTGAGCAAAGAAAAAAATCACTTTCTCCATAGCAACAAACAACATTTCTACTCCAGACTAGGAATAGAGCACAATGGAAAAGTAATACTGCTCATGTGGAATCAGAGCAATTAATTCATTTTATCCTCACAAAATGAGAATGTTAGAAAAGCCTTTGGTCAAGAAAATATTTATAACTTGATGCTGCTATAATCTTATACATGTAGCACAAAGAGAAAATGACAGTAAAGCAAAAAAGCATGCAAAAATGTTTAGACAATAATCACTAGAACTAACTTCATGTTTTGATGTAGATTAGGTATATAAAAGATTTATTTACGATAGGTTATGTTGATGATTTTTGAAACAAGAAAACCATTTCAAGGGTTAAATTGAGTATATAGTAAGCGAGATATATAACAAGGATAATTGTCTAAAACTTAACATAAAACAAAGGTTTAAAGCCCAACGATGATTAATATTTATATATATTATAAAGATTTTCACTGAGACCTCATTTTGTTGAGCTGGTTCAAAGCCGGCTGCAATATATTGTAAAGAACCCAAAGCAGCGCCGGTGCAACCACGAACAACAACAACTGTCCCCTGTTGTCTCCCGCTCTCTCCGCCGCTTCCGCCGCAGCTACTGCCTCCGGCGGAGGCGTCAAGAGCCCTGACGCGGCGAGACCACCACCGATGCCGCCGAGACCCACGACGACTCCTTTGCTCGCGCGCATCTTGTTGATCTGGTTGAGAGCTGGCTGGAGGATGTTGAAGAGGACCCACCCGATCGCCGGGACGATGGGGAGGAGAAGAGCTAGGCCGCGGTTGTCGCTGCCTTCCGACACGGCGGCGGCGGCGAGCTGGGAGATCTGGTGAGCGGCGAGAGCGGGTTCGGAGTAGCTGAGGGCGGAGAAGACGGCTCCGGCTAGGGCGGTGCTTGTGACGGCGAGAGAGACGGTGGGTTTTGGTGGAGTTGGGAGGGTGATGAAGTGTTTTGAGGAGGAGGTGGGTTTGGTTTGGTTTAGGGGCTTAGGAGGAGATGGGTTTAGGGACATGCATTTGGTTGATGTCGCCATAGTCGCTGCCATTGATGATCGGAGAGGTTGAAGATGAGAGAGAGGGAGAGACTTGAGGATTGAGTCTGTAAAATGATTTTTTGTGTATATGAGAAGGAGTGAAGGAGGATGAGTGGAAGTGAAAGGCTTCTGGGTTGTCTTAACCAATGAGGAGAGAGTTGGAGATTTTGCTGAGATTTGAGCCACATATTTATTTATATGTCCCACTCTTCTTTTTTCTTATCACTTACCTCCTGTTTGTCTTGGTTTAAATTTTTAATTCACATTGTAATATTTTAACTATTTTGTTGCAAAACTAAATGAATTATAAGTCTTTTATTCTTTATTTTTAGTACTCTCCATATTTTTTTGTCATTATTTCAAGAGATAAAAAAATTAATTAAAACTGTGAAATAATTAAATGTTCACAGATGTTTGGGTTTTGCAATAAACACAGATTTATAAACAACTAGTTGTATTCCGGGGTATGCGCCGGGTTCATACGTTTTATTCTTTAGTGAGTTTAAAATTAATTTTTGATTCATTTGATAGTGGTTAGTGACAAGAGTGTAAGTGTTTTTCATTGATCGATTCAATAAAAGTATAATTAATAGCTGATAGTTACGCCAAATTAAATATAGTCTATACTATTATTTGCGAAGTAAATTTTAGCAAGGGAGCTCTCACATTGAGAGTTAGAGCGGTTAATATCTATACTACCCTTAATGAATTTTATATATAATTAATTATATAATCAAAAATGAAATTTTATTAATAATAATAATTTTTTAAAAAGAATAAGATAATTCTTATATATTGTGTTTTTATCTTAAAACATATTTTTCAATAATAAAATTTAAAAGAAATATATAAAAAAATTATAATAAATTAAGTGGTTAAAGTCAAGGGGAATGTTATCCTTAATGAGTTTTATATATAATTAAAACAAATTTTTATTAATAATATTAGAATTTTTAAATAAGAAAATTCTTAGATATTTTGTTGTTATCTTAAAAAAAAAATTCAATTATAAAAGTTAGAAAAATAACATATAAAATTTTTATAAATAAATATTAATCAACTAAATTTGTATAAAGATATTTTCTAAAATATTTCTAATATGTGAATGTTTTCTTTTAAAATTTCTGCACAATAATAAACATATATATTTTAATTAATTTTTTTTTCATATATATATAATTTAATGTTTAATTTACTTTTTTTAAAAACATAAATAATAAGTTATCATGCTGATTTTTGAATTAATAAAAATAAACTAATAAATATTTGTAAAACGATTAAGCCCGCATGTGCGGGCAAACACCTAGCGATTAAGTTAATGTCCTAAAATGGAAAAACATGTATGTGTTTGCTACGCGCGGATTGTTTGTCGTTGGGCTATTCACATATGTTATTTTTTTGTTTTTCTTGAAAAGTATGTGATGTGTTTGTTATTGGTGCCTTTGGAATTAAATCATAATAGTATGGTAGAAATTTTCTTTTGGAGTGTATAAATTTTCTTTGATAGATATTTGTTTGCTTCTCTGTTAAACTATTAAGTTTTTAATGTATTGTATAAACGTTTATTTTATGTAGTATATATGTTTGAGAAAAGAAAGTTAGACAAAAAGTAATCGTAAAAGAGTAATAATATTTTTATATTTGTGGCCAACATAAATCTACAAATAATTGTTATTGTTGAAGTACATAAAAGTAATTGGGATCTAATGTTCAAATGTTAAGCAATAAAAATTGACTCACCACTTATCAATTGAAGTAGATGAATTTCATCATTGCTTATAGAAATAACAGTTTTTGTATCTCTTGTTGATGTTGTTTGGATGACAAATATTGTAACCTTTGT includes:
- the LOC106300226 gene encoding photosystem II core complex proteins psbY, chloroplastic-like — its product is MAATMATSTKCMSLNPSPPKPLNQTKPTSSSKHFITLPTPPKPTVSLAVTSTALAGAVFSALSYSEPALAAHQISQLAAAAVSEGSDNRGLALLLPIVPAIGWVLFNILQPALNQINKMRASKGVVVGLGGIGGGLAASGLLTPPPEAVAAAEAAERAGDNRGQLLLFVVAPALLWVLYNILQPALNQLNKMRSQ